The Muntiacus reevesi chromosome 5, mMunRee1.1, whole genome shotgun sequence genome segment ATtgttctgtagttttcctttcttgtgatgtctttatCCGGTTCTGGTATTAGGATAATGCTGGTCTCagagaatgagttaggaagtgttgttccctctgcttctattaatattttctgaaagagattgtaAAGAATTGCTATTgttctttctcaaatttttttttcacaaggaGAATTCACCAGGGAACTATCTCAGccagttgctttcttttttaggAGGTTTTCACTATTTTTTGTTATCTTtcaagagatttttgttttcgactttactgagatataattgacatataaaattagaaaatatttaaagtgtgcaTCATGATGAATTGACATATGTGTACACTGTGAAAGGATTCCTCCCATCTAGTTTAACCCATCtgacatatttattatattttaattatatattaagaacatataatattaactattataattattaatttattttctctagagATAGCTCTATgcaaatcttttattttcctgtgtgtaagggttttttttttcccttgtgtaaATTTTGTTACTTTGTGTCATTTGAGGAACTGGTCCATTTCATATAGTTATCAGACTGTGAGCATACAACtgttcataatatttattatccTTTTACTGTCCATGGGCTCAGTGATGATgactcttcttttatttctgatattaatgatttgtgtcttctctctttttttagttAGCCTGGCTAGATGCTGATCAATTTTACTGATCCTTTCATAGAACCGgcttttggtttcattgcttttctctgttgaatttgtgttttacattttattgattTCCACTCCAGTTTTTGTTATTTAACTTCCTCTACTTGTTTTAGGTTTATATTACTCTTGTTTCTCTAGTATACTAAAGCAAAAATTTAGATAATTGATATttagatatttcttcttttctaatatatgcatttaatgcCATAAGCCTCATTCTAAGTATTGCTTCCACTGAATCACGCAGATTTTAACaagttatattttccttttcatttagatcagagtattttaatatttctcaagAGGTTTCCTCAACCCATGTTGTTATATGAAAGTATGTTGGTTAATCTTCAGATATTTGGGAATGTTCCAGTTATCATTCTGTCATTGATATCTCTAGTTTAATTCCAATGTGATTCAAGAGCAAAtgtgtattcttttaaatttgttaaggtcTGTTTTATGGCCCAAAATGTGGTCTGTCACAGTggatgttccatgtgtacttgataACATGTATTCTGCTCCTGTTGGATACAATATTCTGTAATCTATAAATGTTCTATCACCTATAGAAGTATTCTATAATTCAATCCGGTTGATTGATGGTGCTGCTCAGTTCAACTacatccttactgattttctgcctgctTGATTTGTCAGTTACTGATTAAAAGATGTTAAAGTCTTCCTCAAACAGggcatttgtttatttctcttcacAGTTTGAAATACTGTTGCAGTGTTGTGCTGCTTTCcacatcagtttttaaaagtctattgCCCTTCCAATTCTTCTGCCTTTGTAAGTTATTCAATCTTTCTGCCTAAAGATCTtggacaaaattttttttttaaatctttgaaatcTGTTTTGTTAGGATGTGTCTCAAAGTTGATCATTCTGGGTTAATTTCCCAAGGTTCCCagtgggcagattttttttttccttggaaagTTTTCTTATAGTCTTAAATACCAGTTCTGgttcttctggtggctcagacagtaaagaatctgcctgcagtgcaggagacccaggtttgatccctgagttgggaagatcccttggagaagggaatggcaacctaccccagtgctcttgcctggagaaacccagggacagaggagcctggcaggctacagtccacagggtggtaaagagtcagacacaactgagcgactaacactttctggtTCATTGCTTAGTTTTTCTCCAGGGACTCCAATAATAcaaatgtgtttcctttttgactgTCTTCTGTTTCCATTACTTTCTTCTGACCCCTTCTAGGTATTTatctcattttcattctcttgtttttctttcttcaatgccacttattatatttttatttgagtcTGTTCTCCTGCAAGCATCTTATAATGTAATCTTTAGTTCTAGttaattttgtctgtttcttccatttctttcctgagtttgATCTTGGGTGGCCTCCACTTGCAGTGGCTTGAAGCAGGGTTTCAGTTCCCGGTCAGAGATTGAGGTCAGGCCATGTCAGCGAGAGCAGAATCCTAGCCACGCAatcagtggtcagtgacaaggccctggccctttAGCTTTGCAGAAATGGATTCCCACAAAaacagaaagtagtgaaacaagcgAAGTGTTTAGTAGGAGGAAATGAGAATGGTACGTGTGCATAGACACACAGGTGGGCTCAGAGACAGTCGCACCTGCCGGTAGTTTGAATCAcatttatggggcatttcttctggatTTCTTTTGATCGATCATTTTGATTTGCGTGGTTCTGAGCCCATTTATGGTATATCTCACTATCCTCCCTTGTGTGAGATGTGATCCTCCCTCACatctcagccaaggtggattccAGTGGGTAGCCTGGAAGTTACCAGTGGGTAACCTTGGCATCACTCCCCTTTTGATCTCCAAGGAGCTTTctagtcaggaaggtccctttgacttcaagaatgagaaatatgtgatctcttttatattttatctgggCAGGGCCGATCCAGCCTCCTCTCTCAATTGTCCTGTTGATCTTTTGGAGTTTCTGTCCACACGGCATGAACTCCAGCTGCTTACCTCCTGCCTCAAGTTCAATCAACTCTCTTTTCATTTCGTCTTGGGTTTTTAAATTTCTCAGGTGACTTTGCATGCCTTCAAATGCTTGTTTTAGTTCTGAGTGTTATATtacagctttcttttgtttcGTTGCTGTTTTTGTTCAGGAATGTGTGTGAATTGGGCTTCATAGATATGTcatgaaattcattttctcatattttgCAGTAACTCTGTATGAACCTATTAATCTTTTTCTTGTTCTGTCCTGTGGGGCTGGGTGTTTTTTAAGAGCCCTAGTTTAGTGCGCCCTCTTCTGTCAACACTGAAAAGTCCAGACACTTCgaagggtttgtttgttttgagtggGGGAGGAGCGTGGTTCGtctgattttgttcttttgtcCTGAGGAACTTGTGaaatttctccatttgtttccccttctatacTCAAATGCCAAAGTATAATCCCTTCCCTTACACCTCTTTGCTCCCCAGAATTGACGTGTTTCAAAGGTCATGTTTCAAAAATCCTATAGACAACTTCCAGTCTCTTCCCCTAGTCCAAGCTCTAACCTACTCCAGACACTCGTTAGCATTTGCAGACTTGGCTTCTGTTTCCTGGAACTGAACACTTACTGGTTTGGCAATGGCTTGCCCAGATCACATGGCAAGTTACTGCAGCAGCTCCAGCTTTGGACAGACCTCCTCCTGACCAGCTCTGCAACAGCCCTACTTGTCCTTCTTgagcccttctttccttcccttgccCACCCCACACAGGAGGGGAAGAGTGGGTGCCCAAGAGGCAGGGGCCAAAGACCCCCTTTCTCCAGAGCAGTAAGGCCCGAGCCTCTGGCCATTCTCCACCCAGCACTCACCACTGCTGCTCCTACAGCCTCTGGGGGACatccagggcagggaggggtggggacgCGGCCCTGTGGTAATGGAAACCTGCTCGACGATGACAAAACATGATTACCAACCAGCTGGGTGACTGTAGGAAAATCACTCAACCCCTCTGGCCTAcagatttcctcatctgtggggCCCTGCTGAGCTGTTGCAAGGATGAAGTGAGGCAATGTGTGAGGAAAACAGCTTGGTGAGTAGTAGCAGAGTTGGCCTCAATACATCTGAAGCCTAAGTTATCTTGCATGTTTGGAAAAAGGACTGGGAGAACGGTCTCCTTACCTGGCAAGATTCTTAGGTCCACAGAGTGGgcttatccctgggtcgggaatttcccctggaggaggacatggcaacccactccagtattcttgcctggagaattccatggaatgaggagcctggaaggctgcagtgaGGAAAAGTCATCTTAATTTCAGCCCAGATCATGGGAGGTCTGTTCCATCAGCCCCCAAACCTTACTAGCAGATCCTTCCAAGTTGGCTCCAATCAACACAGCCTAGGAACCCCCTTCCCTAGGGCAGGGACCACCAGGCTGCTGCAGCTTCCTCTCACTGCTTCTCCCATGGGTCCACCGTCCTAGCTAAACTAAGCTCCGGGTGCAGGGACCTTGCAAAGCTCTGGAGCTGAAAAGCACTGGCTCATAGGTCAGGTCCAAACCCAGCTTCATTTCCATTCCGAACTTGCTGGGTGGTTTGGGGCAAGGCTTATCCCTCTCTGAGAAGCAAAGATGTGACTCTTTTTTCTTCTACCTCCTGGGTAGGGATTCTAGAGAATGCTAGGCATATCTGGGCAGGAAGGAAGTTTGATGCCCTGCAGTCTGGGGGTTCCATAGCTTGGAAGCTCTCCTAGAGCCTCTGATCCCCATCCCAGTGGCCTGCCCCCAACCAGGGCCCAAAAGGAAACAAACCAGTCAGTGCTGTTAGCAAatatcattttttgtgtgttttaaagaaAGGAGCCACAGTGCTGTGTCCTGGTCCTCAGCAGCCCTTCCAGGGCAAGAGCCTGCAAAGGCCACGGTCCTGTTCGCCCCGGCCTGGCTCCGGGGCTCAGCCAGCCGCTGACAGCCCACGGAGGTAGTCCCCCGCCAGGGGCAGCACGGCCCAGTCGTCAGTCCGCAGAGCCACAGGCACTCCGTCCGCCTGGGCTGCCTCCAGCCGCAGCAGCAACCGCGAGTCTGGGGGCAGACGGATGGCTACAAGGTAGCTGACGGGGGGCTGGGCCACCACCACAAAGGGCTCCAGGTGGCGGGACACCAAGGCCTCCAGCCCCCCTGGCCCGAGGGAGCACCACAAGCGACTCTCGGTACCCTTCGGCAGGCAGGAGTCCCAGAGCTCCTCAAAGAAGTCCAGCTGGGCCCCCTCAGGGGGCTGGGGGAAAGGCAGGAAGAGGTCAGCGAAGGTCACAAGCAGGGGTGGCAGGTGAGCGTGGCACGTGAGGCCGCTGGGTGTGCTATACAGGGCACGCACAGCCAGCCTCGCGGGAGCCGGGCGTCGAGGCTGCAGAGGCAGGAGCAGAGGGCGGGTGGGGCGGCCGGGGCACAGGCAGGGCACGTGGACAGCCCCCAAGGGTGCGTAGAGCTGTCTTTCCACACGGAAGCGCAGCTCCAGAGAATACACTGGCTCTAGCACCTCCACTTGGAGCTGGAGCACCGGGACTGGGCCCTCGGCTCTGCGGGGACCCACACTTAGCCGAACCGGGGCCGGAGCCTCCTGCACCATCAGCGCCGCAGCAAAGCCCTGATTCTCGGCCACCAGTGAGGAGGCCAGTGCAGGTGCAGCAAGGGAGGGGCCCAGGGCCACCCCCAGCTTGGGGCCTGCCAGGTGGGCCAGGAGAATGTAGTAGAGGCGTGCGTGGTCCTGCCCATCAGGGTCCTCCAGCTGCCTGGCCAGCGCCTGTAGCAAGTCCGCCAGGCCTCCTCCAACGCCTGCCCGCAGCAGGGCCCGGCAGACCCGCAGCAGGGCCTGCTGGAGGCCCCAGTCCGTGCAGTGGGTGGCTGCAGCCCACAGAAAGTTGAGGGTGGCACTCTGGGCATCCCCGTCTGCCACCCTGGCCAGCATCAGCAGGTGCCAACGGAGGGCCTCCTCTCTGCCCGGCCTGGACACCACCTCCTGCCGCAAGGCCACCCTCAAGGGTTCCTGCAGCTCAAGGCCCACTCGATCCAAGAGATCTACGAAATGGGGAGCCAGCGCAGGCCGGGTTCGGTACAACTGGGCCAGTCCCTGGGTCAAAGGTGTCAGTACCACAGATTGCCCAGCCAGGCAGTGAGCAACTAGGTACGAGGCCTGGAAGCAGAGAGTAGCCAAGGCCCGGGTGCCACGGTCCAGGGCCGCCCTCTGCCGCAGGCCAGCCAGGAGCTCCTCCAGATAGTGCCGGGGACTCTGATCCTGgcccttttcctccttttcttcctcttccatgCAGAGAAGACACAGCAGGTGCAGGCGGGCCAGGAGAGCCATCGGCTCATGCAGGAGGCTGGGCAGGAGGCCACGGCAGAGCTGGGACCCCAGCAACAGTGGGGCGGCCTCCTCACCTGTGGGTCCCAGCGGCCAGTTCTCAGGAAAGTTCAAGAGACAGTGCAGGTAGAAGAGATGGGTGGGCAGGGGCAAGGCTGGGTGCTGAGCAGCCAAGGTGAGCCGGCGGAGCAGCAAGGCCTCATCCTGGGCCGTGAACAGGGCCTCGCCGAAGGCCGCCTTCAGAGCCAGCGTGGCGTGCAGCAGCGTCAGCTGGGCTGTGCCCAGCAGCCGTACCAGTTGTGGCTTGAAGAGCACTGGTGGCTGTCCCCGAAGACCCCGCAGGGcccagcccaggagccacagaagCTGGGCCTGGGCCACAGGAGTGAGCAGGTAGGAGGCGTCCAGAAGCTGGGCCACAGTGGCCCGCAGCTCCCGGGCCTCCTCAGGACTGAGCTCCAGCGCCCCAAGGCCACACTCGCCCTCCTCAGCCGCCGGCCAACTGGGTGCCTGGGGCTGAAGGTGGACATCACCCTCCTCAGCTAGCGTCCAGTTCCAGGGTCCACCCTCCATGGAAGAGTCCCCAGCCGTAAGCAGGCCCTGCAGGCCGGCCCCCGCCCTGGCTTGTATCACCAAGGCGTTTCGCAGAGCAAGTGCCAGCAGCAGGCTGAGGGGCTGGACCGGGCCCTCGCGTCCCAGCAGGGTCCGCAGCAGCCCCAGGCAGCCCCCCAGCAGCCCCGGCCGGCAGCTCTCCAGTTCCCGCAGGCATTCCCACGCTGtggcctgcagggggcgctgtTCCGAGGCAGGGCCGAAGCTTCGCCCCAGATCGCGACCCGAGGCCAAGCCTAGCAACAGGGGCAAGAGCCGGCGGGAGGCTCCCGAGGCGGGGCTCAGCGCACCTCCTGCCGCCAAGGCTGTGGTGGCCGCCAGCAACAGGGGCCGCCGCAGAGCTGAGGGCCGCGGGGGTAGGAGGACCAGAGTGTCCAACAGAGACGTGGCGGCTGCTTCGGCTGCAGGGGCGTCCGGCCACAGCTGGGCTGGGTACTCCAAGCACAGAGCCAGCAGGGCAACCTGGAGATGGGGGAGGGCGTGGGGTGGGCATCACGAAGTTGAGGGTCAGGACACGGTGGGCTAACCACCTGGGGCCAGGGCTCGGGCAGGGGGGCCTACCTTCATGGGCTCGCTCAGCTTCTCACTCCTCAAGTCGCTCAGCAGGTCACGACCCAGATCCTCACCCTCGGGACCTGCCATGAAGGCGGACGGGCTGGCCCGGAAGGTGCCCAGGCGCTGGGCCCAGGTTTCCCGGCCGAGGGGGCCCATGGTCGGGCACACAGATCCCTGCAGAGAGGCAAGGGAGGGTCAGAAGTGCGGCCCAGGGACGCGCAGGAGCCCCAGGGCCGCTAGAGGGCGCGCGAGCCGCTGCGCGGACCCCAAAGGGGCCGCCCTCGGCCGCGCGCAGACACCAGCGGGGACCCCGCACCCGGGTCCCGAGATGAAACCCAGAGGCTTCGGGGTGACGCTGGGGCGGGCCGCCAGGGTCCCCGCGGGGCAAGAGCGCGGGGAGCAAGGGCGGGGGCGCCGGGCGGGACGCTGGCGCGGGGTGCGTGCAGAGAGCTCATTAGGCCGCCTGCCCGCAACCGGCACCGAAACCACAGCACCGCCCCGGCCCCCGGCGCCCGCGGTAACGGGCCGGCCCTCTCACCCTGCCTGACTCAGCGGTCGCTGGCGCTGGGGCCGGCCGGCTCCTTCCtggcggcgcggggcggggcgcacGGCGCGTGGGCGGCCGAGACGGGGCGGGGCccgcgcgggggcggggccgtAACGGGGCCACCACCTCTCCGCCCTCCCGGCCGGCAGGTGCCGACTCGCCGGTTTCGCTGAGGCTGAGTAACTGTCCCGCTCTGCGCAGGCCCCCCTTCCCCGAAACCGCCGCAGGCCCAGGCAGAGGCGGTGGAGTTGGGTGGGCCCGGGCTCCCGGTGCCCGGGTCCCCGTGGGCGCGCTGACTGCAATCTCAGGGCGCTCGGGTGGCCAGCGGCCGGGGGCCCAGGCGCCTGCCGGAATGCCGAGAATAGCAACCCGCGCGCACCGCGCCGGCACCCGGGCGCAGAGCACCCTAGTCCAGCGCCCGCAGACCCTGGGGGTGAAGTGGATCACTAGTACTTGGGGCTCTCGGTGTGGCCGCTGGGGGGTGTGCGAGGTGCAGTCCCGGGCGGCCGCGGGCCTGGCGGAACCGGTCGGGCAGGCGCCGCAGGACTTGGCTTCGCTTCCCCGACGCCAGCCCTGGGCCCCCCACCCGCTCGGCTTGGGGGCGCGGAGCCGGCGCCGGGAACGAGGCAGGCGGAAGCTGTTGACCTTTGCCGGAGGCCGTGCCGACGGTCAGCTAGGGTAAAGCTGGCGGGGCCAAGTCACCAGCTGCAATGAAGCCGGAAGACAACGGGATGCAGACGTGCGGACTGGCAGGGCCCGGCGGGTCACGGGGCTCCTAGGACGCTTAGCACAGACCGGGAAACTGAGGCCTTGCCGCCACAGATCTGGAGTCAAGCAGTGCCCGAGCCCAGTACCTTGACTTCCAGAGGGCTGGACCAGGGCTCTTTGGGGGTACTCAGAAGGCTGAGCCTGGGGCTCACCTAGCAGCCTCTCCTGGGTCTGGGGCCCAGGCTGCAGATGCCCCACTGACCGCCGGTTTCCAGGGCACAGAACCGCAGGTGTCCAGACCCCACACCCACAGCCCACCGGTCTGAGTAACGCTCCAGGCTCTAATTAGCCTGCTTTGAAGATGAAACAGGCCTGAGCCCCCATGCTAGCCGCTGCCAACTggtttctctcctttccccaggcttgGCAGGCCCCTCCCTACTCCCATCCCGCTGCCCTCCAGATGAGAGGTGATAGGGAGTGGTGGGGTAGAGAGAGCTGGAGAAGAGGCTTTCTGGGTGCCCAGGGTGCCAGGCGGATCCACCCCAAGGGACAAGTCCAGCTGGAAAACCCAGTCCCAGCTCCTCTAGGCCCCGGCTCCACAGCTGACTCGACTCACAGGCGGCAGCCCCAAACCACTTCCCTCtaggtgcctcagtttccccacctataaaatgggagtgATGACTCCTGCTGGGGAGGCTGCGGGGTGGGGCTGCCGGCTAATTAAGTCTAAGATGAAAGAGGCCAGGATGACAGTAGCCCTGGGAGGGAAGGCAGCTTGGAGGTAACAAGGAGCCTGTCTGGTTTCCCTGTCTGAGGCCCAGAGGGTGCTGATAACTGCACATCCCCAGCCCTCACCACTTACAGGGAGGGAAGAATGATTATTAAGCCCCTTTTTACAGTGGAGGAGCCAGGCTTCAAAGGGTCAGGAAATACTATGCTGGCTCTGGCCCCCGCTCGGCCTCTGAGCCTTGGCTCCTTGGAGCCCAGGGTCTGGAGGGAGGGAGTTCCTGGCGCTGTGCTTCTGGATGCTGTGGTGGGAGCATCCGCATGGATTCATGGAGGTTCACAGCACCCCGAGGGACCCGAAGATGGGGTCcattcacagag includes the following:
- the AP5B1 gene encoding AP-5 complex subunit beta-1, whose protein sequence is MGPLGRETWAQRLGTFRASPSAFMAGPEGEDLGRDLLSDLRSEKLSEPMKVALLALCLEYPAQLWPDAPAAEAAATSLLDTLVLLPPRPSALRRPLLLAATTALAAGGALSPASGASRRLLPLLLGLASGRDLGRSFGPASEQRPLQATAWECLRELESCRPGLLGGCLGLLRTLLGREGPVQPLSLLLALALRNALVIQARAGAGLQGLLTAGDSSMEGGPWNWTLAEEGDVHLQPQAPSWPAAEEGECGLGALELSPEEARELRATVAQLLDASYLLTPVAQAQLLWLLGWALRGLRGQPPVLFKPQLVRLLGTAQLTLLHATLALKAAFGEALFTAQDEALLLRRLTLAAQHPALPLPTHLFYLHCLLNFPENWPLGPTGEEAAPLLLGSQLCRGLLPSLLHEPMALLARLHLLCLLCMEEEEKEEKGQDQSPRHYLEELLAGLRQRAALDRGTRALATLCFQASYLVAHCLAGQSVVLTPLTQGLAQLYRTRPALAPHFVDLLDRVGLELQEPLRVALRQEVVSRPGREEALRWHLLMLARVADGDAQSATLNFLWAAATHCTDWGLQQALLRVCRALLRAGVGGGLADLLQALARQLEDPDGQDHARLYYILLAHLAGPKLGVALGPSLAAPALASSLVAENQGFAAALMVQEAPAPVRLSVGPRRAEGPVPVLQLQVEVLEPVYSLELRFRVERQLYAPLGAVHVPCLCPGRPTRPLLLPLQPRRPAPARLAVRALYSTPSGLTCHAHLPPLLVTFADLFLPFPQPPEGAQLDFFEELWDSCLPKGTESRLWCSLGPGGLEALVSRHLEPFVVVAQPPVSYLVAIRLPPDSRLLLRLEAAQADGVPVALRTDDWAVLPLAGDYLRGLSAAG